One window of Myxococcales bacterium genomic DNA carries:
- the rplL gene encoding 50S ribosomal protein L7/L12, with translation MAEITREQIVDYLSNLPVIQIAELVKELETKWGVSAAPVAVAGVGGGGAQAAAVEEKTEFDVILADAGPSKINVIKIVREITGLGLKEAKDLVEGAPKPVKEGIGKDETADIKKKLEEAGAKVEVK, from the coding sequence ATGGCTGAGATTACTCGAGAGCAGATCGTCGATTACCTTTCCAACCTCCCGGTCATCCAGATCGCGGAGCTCGTGAAGGAGCTCGAGACCAAGTGGGGCGTGTCCGCTGCACCGGTCGCGGTTGCGGGCGTGGGCGGAGGCGGCGCTCAGGCCGCAGCGGTCGAGGAGAAGACGGAGTTCGACGTCATCCTCGCCGACGCAGGTCCGAGCAAGATCAACGTCATCAAGATCGTCCGCGAGATCACGGGCCTGGGCCTCAAAGAGGCGAAGGACCTGGTCGAAGGCGCGCCGAAGCCCGTCAAGGAGGGCATTGGCAAGGACGAGACGGCCGACATCAAGAAGAAGCTCGAAGAAGCTGGCGCAAAGGTCGAGGTCAAGTGA